The window GCACGCAGCAGCGCCAGCGCCAGGGGATGGGCGGGCACCCGCAGACCGATCAATCCGCCGGGAGCGAGTGCGTCGGGCACGCCGGGGTGGGCCGGGGTGACCAGCGTCAGCGGGCCGGGCCACAGCGCCGAGAGGGCTTCTAACGCCGCTGATGGTTGTGCCAGCGTCAGGGCCACCGCCGCGTCCTGGCACGACACCTGCACCGCCTTGTCGGCGGCCCGACCTTTGAGGGTGTACAGCCGCCGGATGGCCTGCGGGACCTCCGGGTGGGCGGCCAGTCCCCACACCGTCTCGCTGGGGTAGGCCACCACGCCGCCGCCGCGCAGGGTGGCCACCGCCGCGTCCAGGGCCGGTGATCCGGGTTCGGGAACAGGAGAAAAAGACATACGCGATGCAAAGATACGGGGTCAGAGCAGGCGGAGGACTGTAAGGCCAGCGCAAGAGCGCCGTCACTATACTCCGGCGCATATGCCCGTCTTCGAATACCGCGTGCGTGACCGCTCCGGCAAGGTGCTGAAATCCCAGATGGAGGCCGAGACGGCGGCCCAGGTCCGCGACACGCTGCGCGCCAAGAACCTGATGATCGTCGAGATCAAGGCCCCCAAATCGGGCCTGAACGCCGACGTCAAGATTCCCTTTCTGGGAGACCGGCCGCCCAACCTCAAACAGGTTTCGGTGTTCAGCAAGCAGCTCGCCACGCTGATCAATGCCGGGGTACCGCTGGTGCAGTCGCTGGCGATTCTTCAGGGCCAGATTGAGCACAAGGGGTTTCAGGTGATCGTGCGGGCGCTGCGGACCGACATCGAGGCGGGGACTCCCCTGAGTGAGGCCATCGCCAAGTATCCCAAGGTCTTCAACCGGCTGTACATCAACCTGGTGCGCGCCGGGGAAACCAGCGGCACGCTGGACTCGGTGCTGGAGCGCATTGCGGGCTTTCAGGAAAAGGAGCTGGCCCTGCGTGGCAAGATCAAGAGTGCCCTGACCTACCCTGTGGTGGTGCTCGTCTTTGCCATCCTGATCACCTATTTCCTGCTGACAACCATTGTGCCTCAATTTGCGAATATCCTGACACAGCTGAATGCCCCGTTGCCTACCATTACCAAAGTTCTGATGGCAACCTCGGAGTTTTTGCAGCATTCCAGCTTGCTTATCGTGGTTTTTGTTGCTGTTCTGAGCTTTGTATATCGCTGGCTGTACAAGTTGCCCAAGGGCCGCCTCATCATCGACGATATAAAGCTTAAGTTGCCCGTGTTCGGTAATCTGGCCAGGAAGAGTGCTATCTCCTCCTTCGCCCGGACCTTTGGCCTGCTCATCAGCAGCGGCGTGAACATCATTGAGGCCCTGGAGATCACCAAGGGAACGGCAGACAACGCCATCGTTGAAGACACCATTGAGAATGCCAAGAATGTCGTGATGGTGGGGGAGCAGATGAGTTCGAGTCTGGCAACCAGCAAGGTGTTTCCGGCAATGGTGGTCAGCATGATCGCCATCGGCGAGGAAACCGGCTCGCTCGACTCGATGCTGGGCAAGGTCGGTGACTTTTACGACCGTGAGGTCGACGAAGCTGTTGACAGCATGACGGCGGCCATTGAACCGCTGATGATTGTTTTCCTGGGGGGAATCGTGGGGACCATCGTGGCGGGGATGTTTCTGCCCATGTTCAGCATCATCGGCACCCTCAGTCAGTAGATTTGTACAGCCCAGGTCTACATTGTCACCGTTCGGATATACATGTCACCACCCCAGGAAAGCGCCCGATGACCACCCCGTTCCTGCCCGTCTTTTCCTGCACCCTTTCCGTCCAGCTGTCCCACCCGCTGACCGGACAGTCCTATACGCTCCTGCGCGCCGATGAACTGCCCCTCACGCATCAGCGCGCCGTTGAGGTGGCCGCCGTGTGCAATGAACCGCTCGTGTACGACCGCCTGTTCCGCGCGCGTCGGCAGGGCCGCCCCTACGCGGTCGGGGAGGGCGAGGACTTCCTGACTTGGGCCGCGGCGGGCTGGCGGAACGGCACTCATTTCGTGTTTCTGCTGCTCGACCCGGAACAACGGGTGGCGGGCGCGCTGGACGTGAAGTCACCCGAGCGGGAGGCGGGTGAGGTGGGCTACTGGCTCGGCGGCGCACACCGCGGCATCATGACGTCTGCACTCCTTGCCATGCTGGACGCGGCGCGCGAGGCGGGCTTCGTGCGCCTGTGGGCCAGACCCGACGCCGACAACGCCCGCTCGCTGGCGCTGCTGGAACGTGCGGGATTTGGCACGTTCGCTCCGGCGGAGGTGGCAGCGAACACGGCATACCTTGAGCGCCACCTTTGACGCTGGCGCACGCTGAGGGACGGTGATGGAGCTGTCGCGCAGCACAAACACAGCGCCTCCACCGGGGCGCTGTGTTTGTGTGGTGGAAATCTGGGTGGTTGGTTTGCAGGCTTTTCCCGGGAAAGGGTGTGGTCGGCGGAGTCCCATGTCCCGGGGGCCTGAGCCCCGGCCACAGTCATCCCGGTCGGAGTCAGAAGATGTTCGGTACCCGGCGGGCCCGTTCCTCCCGGGCCTCCACCCCCTGGACCACCGGTTCAAGCGTCTGCGTTTCGCCCGAATGGTAGACGTGCGAGGCGATGTCGGCGTTGCTGCCGCGCGTCAGGGCGATGCGGCCTGTGCGCATGGTCTCCAGAATGCCAAAAGGGCGCATCTGCTCGATGAAGGCCGTGAGCTTGCCCTCATCGCCGGTGACCTCGAAGGTCAGGGCGTGGCGGCCCACATCCACGATCCGGCTGCGGAAGTCCTCGGCAATCTGCCGGACCTCGACCCGGCTTTCGGGCGTGATGGCCACCTTGACGAGGACCAGTTCGCGGTCCACATATTTCTCCAGGCTGTGGTCGATGATCTTGACCACATCATGTAGCTTTTCCAGCTGACGGATGGCCTGTTCGACCACGCCCCGGTCGCCATGAACCACGATGGTCATGCGCGAGACGCCGGGATGTTCGGTGTTGCCCACGCTGAGGCTCTTGATGTTGTAGCCGCGCCGCCCGAACAGCGCCGTGATGCGGGTCAGCACCCGCGGCTCGTCGCGGACCAGGATGGACAGCAGTTGATCGTGGGGAATCGGGTCGCTCATGCTTTGCGGGCCTCCTCGGCGGTTTCCTCGGGCTGGGCGGTGTTCATCGGAGCCTCGGCCAGCTGGGACTTCAGCTCGGCGGCCCGGCGGGGATCGGACTCGATCATCTCGAACAGGGCCGCGCCTGCCGGAACCATCGGGAAGACCCCATGCTCGTGGGGCACCACCACTTCCAGCAGGGCGGATTTCGGATCGTTCAGCCACGCATCGATGGCGCCGGGCAGTTCCTCGGCGCTGCTGGCCCGGTAGCCGGGCACATCGTAGGCGTCGGCGAGCTTGAGGAAGTCGGGGTTGGAGTCTCCCAGCCATACCTCCGAGTACCGTTTTTCGTGGAACATCTCCTGCCACTGGCGAACCATGCCCAGGTAGGAGTTGTTGATGATGCAGATCTTGACGTTGCGGATGTCGTACATCTTGAGGGTCGCGAGTTCCTGAGCCGTCATCTGAAAGCCGCCGTCGCCGGCAATAACCACGCTGCGCACGCCCGGCTCGGCCATCCCCGCTCCGATGGCGGCTGGAAAGCCAAAGCCCATGGTGCCCAGCCCGCCGGAGTTCAGCCAGCGCCGGGGCCGCTCGAAGCGGGCGAGCTGCGCGGCGAGCATCTGGTGCTGTCCCACATCGCTGCTGAGAATATCGTCGGGAGTCAGGCGGTCCACCACGGCGGCCACCGCGTATCCGGCGCCCCAGTGCTCGGGCGTCTCGTTGCGGGCCTTCCACTCGGTAATCTGGGCGGTCCACTCGGGCCAGACGCCCTTCACGGCGCCCTCGGCGAGTCTGGCGGCCGCCACCTTCGCGTCGCCGCGTACAGGCACATGGGTCCGGATGATCTTGCCAATCTCGGCCGCGTCGAGTTCGACGTGAATGATCGCCGCATTGGGTGCAAAACCGTTGACCCGACCGGTCACGCGGTCATCGAAGCGCAGGCCGATGCCCAGCAGCACGTCCGCCTCGCTGATGGCGCGGTTGGCCGCCACGCTGCCGTGCATGCCCGGCATGCCCAGCCACAGGGGGTCGCTGGAAGGAAAGGTCCCGAGTCCCATCAGGGTGGTGATGACCGGGATGTCCCATGCCCGGGCCAGAGCGGTGATCTCGGTGCTGGCGTCCAGTGAGCCGCCTCCCGCCATGATCACGGGTTTCTTTGCGCCCCGCAGCAGTTCCAGCGCCCGTTCGATGGACTCGTCCGAGGGCGCGGGAATCTCCGGGCGGGCCTGCGGCGCGGGAATCTCGCCCTCATAGGCAGCAAGCTGAATGTCTTTGGGAATGTCCACGAGGACCGGGCCGGGCCGACCCGAGCGCGCGATGCGGATGGCCTCGGCAATGATGCGCGGCAGGTCCTCAACCTCGCGGACCACGTAGTTGTGCTTGGTCACGGGCAGCGTGATCCCGGTGATGTCGGCTTCCTGAAACGCGTCGGTGCCCATCAGGTGGCGGGCCACGTTGCCGGTGATGGCCAGCAGGGGCACGCTGTCGAGCATGGCGTCGGCCAGTCCGGTCACCAGGTTGGTCGCGCCGGGGCCGGAGGTCGCCATGCACACGCCGATCTCTCCGGTGGCCTTGGCCCAGCCCTCGGCGGCATGGATCGCGCCCTGCTCGTGCCGCGCAAGCACGTGCCGCACTTCCGGATAGAAGGTCAGGGCGTCATACACCGGCATGATCGCCCCGCCCGGATAGCCGAACACGGTGGAAATGCCGTGGTTTGCCAGCGTGGCCCACAGCGCCTTTGCGCCGGTCATCTCGCCCCTGTTCAGGTCCTGCCCGTCCGTTTGCCCCATGATTCCTCCTGTTCCTGCGGTGTTCCTGTAAAAAAACCCCCCGCCTCTGCTGGGGCGGGGGGTGTGCGGCGTGGCCTTGCTGCTCAGCCCCAGTAACCCCCGGTGCCAAGAAGTACGACCACGATGTTCGCACGCATGACTCCACCATACGGGTTTGTGCGGAGCCGGAGCCGGGTGGGCTAGATAGGAGCGGCCGCGGACAGACCCCGGAAAGAGGGAGGACGCCACAGCACACAAGGTCTCCGCACACAAAAAAGCCCCCACCTCACGGCGGGGGCTCCTGAACTTCAGTGGCGTTTAGCGGTTGCCCACGAACTCGCGGTCGGCGAAGTCCTCACGGCGGGGCTGGCTGTTGCCGCCCTCGTTGCGGTCACGGCTCCAGCGGCCCTGTCCGCCGCCCTGTCCGCCGCGGTTGCCACCCTGGTTGCCGCCGCGGTTGTTGTAGCCGCCGCCCTGACCACGGTACCCGCCCTCATCGCGGCCGCTGCGGCCCCGGCCTCCGCCCTGGTAGCCGCCGTCCCGGCGCTCGCGGGTCGGGGCCTCGAACAGCTCGGGCAATTCCTGGGCAACCTCAATCTGGATGTCGCCTTCCAGGGGGTTGGCGGCCAGCAGCTTGGCCACGAACTCGCTGGGCACGTCGGCCACGGTTCCGCCGCGCCACTGGCGTACCTTGCCCAGGCGGCGGGTGTCCACATCGCCGTTGCGGGCCAGAACGGCCACGGTACGCGGCACGCTCATGCGCTCGCCGTGCAGGATGATGGTGGTCAGACCTTCCTCACCGCTGAGCAGGCTGGCGGCCTTGGCCGGCTCGGTCACGCCGCTGATCTTGGCCAGCGCACGGGCCAGGGCTTCCAGGCCCAGTTCGCTGAACAGCTTCTCGGCCTGATCCTGGAAGCTGGCGGCCACCGTGGGGTCGACCTTGCGGATCATGTCGGCTCCGGCGCGGGCGCTCGCGGCGGCCACCTCGGCGGGCGTGGGAATGGTGCGCTCGATAAAGCGGACGCCGGTGATGCGCTCCAGGCCCGACATCTCGCGGTTCTCGCGGTCGCCGTACATGATGATGGCGGTACCGGTCCGGCCGGCGCGGCCGGTGCGGCCCGAACGGTGAATGTAGCTGTCGGGGTCCTGGGGCAGGTGGTACTGCACCACGAGGTCCACCTCGGGAATGTCCAGGCCACGGGCCGCCACGTCGGTGGCGACAAGCACGCCGGCGCGTCCGCTGCGGAACGAGCCCAGCGCACGTTCACGCTGGCTCTGGGCCAGGTCGCCGTGCAGCGCCTCGGCTTCCAGGCCGCGGTGAATCAGTTCGTTGGCCAGTTCATCGGCCTCGCGCTTGGTGCGGGTAAAGACGATGGCCTTCTCGGGGTTGTACACGGTGAGCAGGTCGGCGAGCACGCGGGTGCGGCTGCGGCCCACGCGCACCTTGAGGTGCTCGACGGTCTGGGCGGCCTGGCTCTTGCCCGCACCGACCATGTCCACGAGAACGGGGTCGGTCATGTACTTCTGGCTCAGGCGCCGGACTTCCGCGCTGATGGTCGCGCTGAACAGCAGGGTCTGGCGGGTGGGGGGAGCGTGCTCCAGAATGGTCTCGATGGCCTCGGCAAAGCCCACGCTGAGCATCTCGTCGGCTTCGTCAAGCACCGCGAATTCCACGGCGCTCAGGTCGATGTTGCCGCGCTCCAGGTGGTCGATCAGACGGCCGGGCGTTCCCACGATCACGTCCACGCCGCGGCGCAGCGCATTTTCCTGCGGAGCGTAGGCCGAGCCGCCGTACACGGTCACGGTGGTGAGGTTGACGCCGCTCTTGGAGAACTCGTCGGCCACCTGCTTGGCGAGTTCGCGGGTGGGGGTAATCACGATGGCGCGCGGCAGGCGGCCACGCTCGCGGCTGCCTTCCAGCTTGCTGATGATGGGCAGCGCGAAGGCCAGG of the Deinococcus aerophilus genome contains:
- a CDS encoding L-threonylcarbamoyladenylate synthase — protein: MSFSPVPEPGSPALDAAVATLRGGGVVAYPSETVWGLAAHPEVPQAIRRLYTLKGRAADKAVQVSCQDAAVALTLAQPSAALEALSALWPGPLTLVTPAHPGVPDALAPGGLIGLRVPAHPLALALLRAAGGVLVTTSCNPSGQPPALSEAQATQMKLADLVLPSGEEHSGGQASTVVQLPELHILRTGGVGEALLRATLKAAGVDTHP
- a CDS encoding type II secretion system F family protein; amino-acid sequence: MPVFEYRVRDRSGKVLKSQMEAETAAQVRDTLRAKNLMIVEIKAPKSGLNADVKIPFLGDRPPNLKQVSVFSKQLATLINAGVPLVQSLAILQGQIEHKGFQVIVRALRTDIEAGTPLSEAIAKYPKVFNRLYINLVRAGETSGTLDSVLERIAGFQEKELALRGKIKSALTYPVVVLVFAILITYFLLTTIVPQFANILTQLNAPLPTITKVLMATSEFLQHSSLLIVVFVAVLSFVYRWLYKLPKGRLIIDDIKLKLPVFGNLARKSAISSFARTFGLLISSGVNIIEALEITKGTADNAIVEDTIENAKNVVMVGEQMSSSLATSKVFPAMVVSMIAIGEETGSLDSMLGKVGDFYDREVDEAVDSMTAAIEPLMIVFLGGIVGTIVAGMFLPMFSIIGTLSQ
- a CDS encoding GNAT family N-acetyltransferase, producing the protein MTTPFLPVFSCTLSVQLSHPLTGQSYTLLRADELPLTHQRAVEVAAVCNEPLVYDRLFRARRQGRPYAVGEGEDFLTWAAAGWRNGTHFVFLLLDPEQRVAGALDVKSPEREAGEVGYWLGGAHRGIMTSALLAMLDAAREAGFVRLWARPDADNARSLALLERAGFGTFAPAEVAANTAYLERHL
- the ilvN gene encoding acetolactate synthase small subunit; the protein is MSDPIPHDQLLSILVRDEPRVLTRITALFGRRGYNIKSLSVGNTEHPGVSRMTIVVHGDRGVVEQAIRQLEKLHDVVKIIDHSLEKYVDRELVLVKVAITPESRVEVRQIAEDFRSRIVDVGRHALTFEVTGDEGKLTAFIEQMRPFGILETMRTGRIALTRGSNADIASHVYHSGETQTLEPVVQGVEAREERARRVPNIF
- the ilvB gene encoding biosynthetic-type acetolactate synthase large subunit, encoding MGQTDGQDLNRGEMTGAKALWATLANHGISTVFGYPGGAIMPVYDALTFYPEVRHVLARHEQGAIHAAEGWAKATGEIGVCMATSGPGATNLVTGLADAMLDSVPLLAITGNVARHLMGTDAFQEADITGITLPVTKHNYVVREVEDLPRIIAEAIRIARSGRPGPVLVDIPKDIQLAAYEGEIPAPQARPEIPAPSDESIERALELLRGAKKPVIMAGGGSLDASTEITALARAWDIPVITTLMGLGTFPSSDPLWLGMPGMHGSVAANRAISEADVLLGIGLRFDDRVTGRVNGFAPNAAIIHVELDAAEIGKIIRTHVPVRGDAKVAAARLAEGAVKGVWPEWTAQITEWKARNETPEHWGAGYAVAAVVDRLTPDDILSSDVGQHQMLAAQLARFERPRRWLNSGGLGTMGFGFPAAIGAGMAEPGVRSVVIAGDGGFQMTAQELATLKMYDIRNVKICIINNSYLGMVRQWQEMFHEKRYSEVWLGDSNPDFLKLADAYDVPGYRASSAEELPGAIDAWLNDPKSALLEVVVPHEHGVFPMVPAGAALFEMIESDPRRAAELKSQLAEAPMNTAQPEETAEEARKA
- a CDS encoding DEAD/DEAH box helicase, with amino-acid sequence MNFDQLIAPELAARLAERGITEASPIQEASLPQTLEGRDLIGRARTGTGKTLAFALPIISKLEGSRERGRLPRAIVITPTRELAKQVADEFSKSGVNLTTVTVYGGSAYAPQENALRRGVDVIVGTPGRLIDHLERGNIDLSAVEFAVLDEADEMLSVGFAEAIETILEHAPPTRQTLLFSATISAEVRRLSQKYMTDPVLVDMVGAGKSQAAQTVEHLKVRVGRSRTRVLADLLTVYNPEKAIVFTRTKREADELANELIHRGLEAEALHGDLAQSQRERALGSFRSGRAGVLVATDVAARGLDIPEVDLVVQYHLPQDPDSYIHRSGRTGRAGRTGTAIIMYGDRENREMSGLERITGVRFIERTIPTPAEVAAASARAGADMIRKVDPTVAASFQDQAEKLFSELGLEALARALAKISGVTEPAKAASLLSGEEGLTTIILHGERMSVPRTVAVLARNGDVDTRRLGKVRQWRGGTVADVPSEFVAKLLAANPLEGDIQIEVAQELPELFEAPTRERRDGGYQGGGRGRSGRDEGGYRGQGGGYNNRGGNQGGNRGGQGGGQGRWSRDRNEGGNSQPRREDFADREFVGNR